Proteins encoded by one window of Juglans regia cultivar Chandler chromosome 15, Walnut 2.0, whole genome shotgun sequence:
- the LOC108992352 gene encoding probable inactive heme oxygenase 2, chloroplastic yields the protein MSLMETAMRQAILLPLRQIPSPPPLSSSRVPANSMYGPNKQKMGTGRALILCCSDSSSISSSSSPSPAIAMTSAPPVKRRRKRYRRLYPGESKGITEEMRFVAMRLRRVNKGSSDDDDQDSSSEDGKEGEGNLASVDDDGGVGGATWEPTLDGYLKYLVDSKLVFDTVERIVDESSDVAYAYFRKTGLERSEGLAKDLEWIRQQGFVIPEPSNPGVSYAKYLNELAEKSAPLFLCHFYNIYFSHIAGGQVIARQVSKKLLEGREMEFYRWEGDMPGLMSAVREKLNMLGEHWSRDEKNKCLKETTKSFRFLGQIVRLIIL from the exons ATGTCATTGATGGAGACAGCCATGCGACAAGctattcttcttcctctacgACAAATACCATCTCCACCGCCGTTGAGTTCATCGAGAGTTCCAGCGAATTCGATGTACGGGCCGAATAAGCAGAAGATGGGGACTGGAAGAGCCCTAATTTTGTGTTGCTCTGATTCCTCTTCCATTTCGtcatcttcttctccctctccgGCGATTGCAATGACTAGTGCTCCACCGGTgaaaaggaggaggaagaggtaCAGGAGGCTGTACCCAGGAGAGAGCAAAGGCATTACCGAAGAGATGAGGTTCGTTGCCATGAGACTCCGAAGAGTTAACAAGGGCAGCAGCGATGACGATGACCAAGATTCATCTAGTGAAGACGGTAAAGAAGGGGAGGGTAATTTGGCATctgttgatgatgatggtggtgTTGGTGGAGCGACATGGGAGCCGACCTTGGATGGGTACCTCAAGTATTTAGTTGATAGCAAGCTCGTCTTCGACACTGTGGAGCGCATCGTTGATGAATCCAGTGACGTTGCCT ACGCCTATTTCCGGAAAACTGGATTGGAACGATCAGAAGGTCTTGCAAAAGATCTAGAGTGGATTAGACAACAGGGGTTTGTGATTCCTGAACCTAGCAATCCAGGAGTTTCTTATGCCAAGTATTTAAATGAACTTGCAGAGAAGAGTGCCCCGTTGTTTCTTTGCCATttctacaatatatatttttcacataTTGCAGGAGGTCAGGTGATAGCAAGGCAG GTTTCTAAGAAGCTCCTAGAAGGAAGGGAGATGGAGTTTTACAGATGGGAGGGGGATATGCCAGGGTTGATGAGTGCCGTCCGTGAGAAGCTGAACATGCTTGGAGAG CACTGGAGTCGTGATGAGAAAAACAAATGcttaaaagaaacaacaaagTCATTTCGGTTTTTGGGGCAGATTGTCCGCTTGATCATCTTATGA